From one Triticum urartu cultivar G1812 chromosome 3, Tu2.1, whole genome shotgun sequence genomic stretch:
- the LOC125548100 gene encoding external alternative NAD(P)H-ubiquinone oxidoreductase B3, mitochondrial-like, whose amino-acid sequence MSTGGASLVRRALEAVRRTPRWQKRLVVLTVGAGTLSYACQDNRVLQISDGTGGKKKVVILGTGWAGASFLRNIDTSLYDVHVVSPRNYFMFTPLLPSVTCGTVEARSIVEPIRNIVRKRGGAFRFWEAECYKIDPKSKKIHCKSGDGTNADANGEFVVDYDYLVVTVGAKPNTFNTPGVAENCHFLKEVEDAQKIRKSVMKCFERAALPNLTDEERKKNVHFVVIGGGPTGVEFAAELHDFVNEDLAKLYPDVKKYVNISVIEAGEHILTMFDKRITNFAEDKFKRTGIDLKTNFKVVKVSDKTITMSNPLTGEIAVPYGLAVWSTGIGTRPIIMDFMKQVGQANRRVLATDEWLRVLGCDNVYALGDCATISQRKVMEDVDSIFRVADKDNSGTLSVKNIKNVLGDIYQRYPQVELYLKTNQMKGFHDLLKDKETEELNIEEFKKALAQVDSQVKMLPATAQVAAQEGAYLADCFNRMNTCEENPEGPLRIRGAGRHRFKPFRYRHLGQFAPLGGEQTAAQLPGDWVHVGHSTQWLWYSVYASKQFSWRTRMLVVTDWGRRFLFGRDSSSL is encoded by the exons AGCTGGCACTTTAAGCTATGCTTGCCAGGATAACCGTGTTCTTCAAATCAGTGATGGAACGGGGGGCAAGAAAAAAGTGGTTATACTTGGAACTGGTTGGGCAGGtgcaagtttcttgagaaataTCGACACTTCTTTGTATGATGTCCATGTGGTATCACCTCGCAACTATTTTATGTTCACTCCTCTGTTGCCGAGTGTGACATGTGGCACGGTTGAAGCACGCAGTATTGTGGAGCCAATTCGCAATATTGTGAGAAAG AGAGGTGGTGCATTCAGATTCTGGGAAGCAGAGTGCTACAAGATTGATCCAAAAAGCAAGAAGATCCACTGCAAATCAGGTGATGGAACCAATGCTGACGCCAATGGGGAGTTTGTTGTGGATTATGACTACCTTGTTGTAACTGTTGGAGCGAAACCAAATACTTTCAACACCCCAGGAGTTGCTGAAAATTGCCATTTCCTGAAG GAAGTAGAAGATGCTCAAAAGATTAGGAAGAGTGTCATGAAATGTTTTGAAAGAGCTGCACTTCCTAATCTTACTGATGAAGAGCGGAAGAAGAACGTTCATTTTGTTGTTATTGGTGGTGGCCCAACAGGGGTAGAATTTGCTGCAGAGTTGCATGACTTTGTCAATGAGGACTTGGCAAAGTTGTATCCTGATGTAAAGAAGTATGTGAATATTTCAGTAATTGAAGCTGGAGAGCATATCCTTACGAT GTTTGACAAAAGAATCACCAATTTTGCCGAGGATAAGTTCAAGAGGACAGGCATAGATTTGAAGACAAATTTTAAGGTCGTGAAGGTGTCTGATAAGACGATAACCATGAGTAATCCTTTAACTGGAGAGATTGCTGTTCCTTACGGCCTGGCTGTTTGGTCCACTGGAATCGGAACCCGTCCCATAATTATGGATTTCATGAAGCAAGTTGGTCAG GCAAACAGGCGTGTGCTAGCAACTGATGAGTGGCTTAGGGTTCTTGGATGTGACAATGTATATGCACTTGGTGACTGTGCAACTATAAGTCAAAGAAAAGTGATG GAAGATGTTGATTCAATCTTCCGGGTAGCAGACAAGGATAATTCTGGCACTCTGTCTGTAAAGAACATAAAAAATGTTCTTGGCGACATCTATCAAAGGTACCCACAGGTGGAGttgtatcttaaaaccaaccaaaTGAAGGGCTTCCATGACCTACTGAAAGACAAGGAGACAGAAGAACTGAACATTGAAGAATTCAAGAAAGCCCTTGCTCAAGTGGACTCGCAAGTCAAGATGCTCCCAGCAACAGCTCAG GTTGCTGCACAAGAGGGAGCTTATCTGGCAGATTGCTTCAATAGGATGAATACTTGTGAAGAAAATCCTGAAGGCCCTCTGAGGATTAGGGGCGCAGGGCGTCATCGGTTCAAACCTTTCAG GTACAGGCATCTCGGCCAGTTTGCTccgctgggtggagagcagactGCTGCACAGCTGCCTGGTGATTGGGTACATGTAGGCCACAGCACTCAATGGCTGTGGTATTCTGTCTATGCAAG CAAGCAATTCAGCTGGCGCACACGGATGCTAGTTGTGACTGATTGGGGAAGGCGTTTCCTCTTTGGAAGGGACTCCAGCAGCCTATAA